One region of Candidatus Binatia bacterium genomic DNA includes:
- a CDS encoding SDR family oxidoreductase, protein MGTHRDFAGKVVVVTGAGGGLGSAFARRFARAGAHLGLLDVDGTKLGAIAAELGEQGVSHMAVPGDVTDETGCRAAIGAVRRELGGIDVLVNNAGITHRSAFADTDAIVYRKVMGVNFFGPLYCTQAALPSLLERRGLIITITSIAGLAPLLGRTGYAASKHACHGLFGSLRAELQGTGVDVMLVCPGFTATGIARAALDGDGSVTRHPQSTVGRVATPESVAEAVFRGATRSKRLLVLTGVGKATYLINRLAPALYERLMARSLRHEFDRTPAAAPGAQSNASPATRK, encoded by the coding sequence TTTTGCCCGGGCCGGCGCGCACCTCGGGCTACTCGACGTCGACGGCACCAAGCTCGGCGCCATTGCGGCCGAACTCGGCGAGCAGGGTGTGTCGCACATGGCGGTGCCGGGTGACGTCACCGACGAGACCGGGTGCCGCGCGGCCATCGGCGCGGTGCGCCGTGAGCTCGGGGGCATCGACGTGCTCGTCAACAATGCCGGGATCACGCATCGCAGCGCCTTCGCCGACACCGACGCGATCGTGTATCGGAAGGTCATGGGCGTGAATTTCTTCGGCCCGTTGTACTGCACGCAGGCGGCCCTCCCCAGTCTGCTCGAGCGGCGCGGCCTGATTATCACTATCACCTCGATCGCAGGCCTCGCCCCGCTGCTCGGGCGGACCGGCTACGCCGCCAGTAAGCACGCCTGCCACGGGCTCTTCGGTAGCCTGCGCGCCGAACTGCAGGGCACCGGGGTGGACGTCATGCTGGTCTGTCCGGGGTTTACGGCGACCGGTATTGCCAGGGCGGCGCTCGACGGCGACGGCAGTGTCACGCGGCATCCGCAGTCGACCGTCGGCCGCGTCGCCACGCCAGAGAGCGTGGCGGAAGCCGTCTTTCGCGGCGCCACCAGAAGCAAGCGTCTCCTCGTGCTCACGGGCGTGGGCAAGGCGACATATCTCATCAACCGGCTGGCCCCTGCTCTTTACGAGCGGTTGATGGCGCGTTCGCTGCGCCACGAGTTCGACCGCACGCCCGCCGCAGCCCCCGGCGCGCAGTCGAACGCCTCGCCGGCCACAAGGAAGTGA
- the xsc gene encoding sulfoacetaldehyde acetyltransferase, which produces MPRMTTSEALVETLVAEGVRTVFGIVGSAYMDALDLFPAAGIRFVSVAHEQAAAHAADGLARVTGRPQACIAQNGPGVANFVSATAAAFWAHSPLVVLSPETGTLGIGTGGFQELDQMPWFQACTKYQVRVNRPERMAELARRCFQIAKAEMGPTQLNIPRDYFYGEFDAEIFRSPEVERGAGSESDLAEAVRLLAAARFPVILSGGGVVMADGVEETKALAEYLTAPVVSTYLHNDSFPWTHALGVGPIGYCGSQAAMRILAQADVVLALGTRLGPFGTLPQYGIEYWPKQAKVVQVDADPRQLGRSRRVDLAIAADARAFAGALLARLRGAHGAREKDAARLAVVEREKGAWQAELDRWAAAPSRLMHPRAFLTELAAALPANAVVTTDVGNTCSMANSYVRPANPRQFLAALSWGNCGIAYGLALGARVGRPDQPVFALQGDGAYGISGLAEVMTAVREAIPVIAVVANNNQWGAEKKNQIDYYDNRFVGTNLQNPDFAQIGRDMGAEGYRVERAGDVREAVDAAVRSGRPAVIDAIIDGAAEVLAEPFRRDALKPPVRLLEKYKHLAARA; this is translated from the coding sequence ATGCCGAGAATGACGACATCGGAAGCGTTGGTCGAAACGCTGGTGGCCGAAGGCGTACGGACGGTCTTCGGCATCGTCGGCAGCGCGTATATGGATGCACTCGACCTGTTCCCGGCCGCCGGTATCCGGTTCGTCTCGGTGGCGCACGAGCAGGCCGCCGCGCACGCCGCTGACGGTCTCGCGCGTGTAACCGGGCGCCCTCAGGCATGCATCGCGCAGAATGGGCCGGGGGTAGCCAACTTCGTGTCGGCAACCGCGGCGGCGTTCTGGGCGCACAGCCCGCTGGTCGTGCTCAGTCCGGAGACCGGCACCCTGGGCATCGGCACCGGCGGCTTCCAGGAACTCGACCAGATGCCGTGGTTTCAGGCCTGCACGAAGTACCAGGTGCGGGTGAACCGTCCGGAGCGTATGGCGGAGCTGGCGCGGCGCTGTTTCCAGATCGCCAAGGCCGAGATGGGGCCGACGCAACTGAACATTCCGCGGGATTACTTCTACGGGGAGTTCGACGCGGAGATCTTTCGCAGTCCCGAGGTCGAACGCGGTGCGGGGTCGGAGAGCGACCTTGCCGAAGCGGTGCGGTTGCTGGCGGCGGCGAGGTTCCCGGTGATCCTGTCCGGCGGCGGCGTGGTCATGGCCGACGGCGTCGAAGAGACGAAGGCGCTCGCCGAGTACCTGACCGCGCCGGTGGTCAGCACGTACCTTCACAACGACTCGTTTCCCTGGACGCACGCACTCGGCGTTGGGCCGATCGGCTACTGCGGCTCGCAAGCGGCGATGCGGATTCTGGCGCAGGCCGACGTTGTACTTGCGCTCGGCACGCGCCTCGGACCGTTCGGAACCCTGCCGCAGTACGGCATCGAGTACTGGCCAAAGCAGGCGAAGGTCGTCCAGGTCGATGCCGACCCGCGACAGCTCGGGCGCAGCCGGCGGGTCGATCTGGCGATTGCCGCCGATGCGCGGGCGTTTGCGGGAGCGCTCCTGGCGCGGTTGCGGGGTGCGCATGGGGCACGCGAGAAAGACGCCGCGCGCCTGGCCGTGGTCGAGCGCGAAAAAGGGGCGTGGCAGGCGGAGCTCGATCGCTGGGCGGCGGCGCCGTCGCGTCTCATGCACCCGCGCGCTTTCCTGACCGAACTGGCCGCCGCGCTCCCGGCGAACGCGGTCGTTACCACGGACGTCGGCAACACCTGCTCGATGGCGAACAGCTACGTGCGGCCCGCTAACCCGCGCCAGTTTCTAGCGGCGCTGAGCTGGGGCAACTGCGGAATTGCCTACGGGCTCGCACTCGGCGCCAGGGTGGGCCGTCCGGACCAGCCCGTCTTCGCGCTTCAAGGTGACGGCGCGTACGGGATCAGCGGCCTGGCCGAGGTGATGACGGCGGTGCGCGAAGCGATTCCGGTGATTGCAGTTGTCGCCAACAACAACCAGTGGGGAGCGGAGAAGAAGAACCAGATCGACTACTACGACAACCGCTTCGTCGGCACGAACCTGCAGAACCCGGACTTCGCACAGATCGGCCGCGATATGGGCGCCGAGGGGTACCGGGTCGAGCGTGCCGGCGACGTGCGCGAGGCGGTCGACGCCGCGGTGCGCAGCGGCCGGCCGGCAGTGATCGACGCCATCATTGACGGTGCCGCCGAGGTTCTGGCGGAGCCCTTCCGGCGCGATGCGCTAAAGCCGCCGGTGCGGCTGCTGGAGAAGTACAAACACCTGGCGGCGAGGGCCTGA
- a CDS encoding FUN14 domain-containing protein: MGGLDVNQLFGPALAPLGFGSVAGAVVGYAAKKLTKLVAFGLGLLFIAIQVLVYYGFVEVRWEHVQHTAEAAWSDEGGVTLAQRVWDMLAANLPFGGGFAAGFAIGFKLG, from the coding sequence ATGGGTGGCCTCGACGTAAACCAACTCTTCGGACCCGCGCTCGCGCCCCTCGGGTTCGGTAGCGTCGCGGGAGCCGTTGTCGGCTACGCCGCCAAGAAGCTCACCAAGCTGGTAGCGTTCGGTCTCGGCCTGCTGTTCATCGCGATCCAGGTCCTGGTCTACTACGGCTTCGTCGAGGTCCGCTGGGAACATGTGCAGCACACCGCCGAAGCGGCATGGAGCGACGAAGGCGGCGTGACGCTGGCCCAGCGTGTGTGGGACATGCTGGCGGCGAATCTCCCCTTCGGCGGCGGCTTCGCCGCCGGCTTCGCCATCGGCTTCAAGCTCGGGTGA
- a CDS encoding urease accessory protein UreH, translating into MLVTTMLGVLLAPLAEGLSAPSVLGLGLFFGLRHALDVDHIAAVWAIVSEHRSLGSSTRVGLMWGIGHTLALLLAGLLVIGVGLDIGPRVARMLDLGVAAVLIVLGANVLRRLLRGGRVHAHPHRHGKKIHFHPHVHDDANDPASGMHHTPSLATRPLLVGLLHGGAGSAALMLLVLSTIPSPWLGMAYVAVFGMGSVGGMLAMSLLVGLPARMCAMRFAAVHNGVRAAAGLFSIVVGLLMAYEIAAPGNL; encoded by the coding sequence ATGCTGGTTACGACGATGCTGGGTGTACTCCTGGCGCCGCTTGCGGAGGGACTCTCGGCCCCTTCCGTTCTCGGACTCGGTCTGTTCTTCGGGCTACGGCACGCCCTGGATGTCGACCACATCGCGGCGGTGTGGGCAATCGTCAGTGAACATCGCAGCCTTGGAAGCTCCACGCGGGTGGGCCTGATGTGGGGCATCGGCCATACCCTGGCGCTGCTGCTTGCCGGTTTGCTGGTCATCGGTGTCGGCCTGGATATCGGCCCGCGGGTCGCACGCATGCTCGATCTCGGCGTCGCGGCCGTACTCATTGTCCTTGGCGCCAACGTCTTGCGTCGATTGCTCCGTGGCGGACGTGTCCACGCCCACCCGCATCGCCATGGCAAGAAGATTCACTTCCACCCGCACGTGCACGATGACGCCAACGACCCGGCCTCCGGTATGCACCACACGCCGTCCCTCGCAACGCGTCCGTTGTTGGTTGGCCTGCTCCACGGCGGCGCCGGGAGCGCGGCCTTGATGTTACTCGTGCTGTCGACGATTCCGTCGCCGTGGCTCGGCATGGCGTACGTTGCGGTCTTCGGGATGGGTTCGGTGGGGGGGATGCTCGCAATGAGTCTGCTCGTCGGCTTACCGGCCCGCATGTGCGCGATGCGCTTCGCGGCCGTGCATAACGGTGTCCGGGCTGCCGCCGGCCTGTTCAGCATTGTGGTCGGGTTGCTGATGGCCTACGAAATCGCGGCCCCGGGGAACCTGTGA
- a CDS encoding NAAT family transporter, with translation MSSVGDSVSFQHYLLGLFAVANNLSALGLFLGICQGRPRAEQLKLCNIATLTAFLTMTVTLVTGQLILEFFEISLTAFRIAGGILLCTSGMAMLNAKPQRVEDQGTNDLSRVISVAIIPIGIPLTTGGGTISTIILFSSRLTDWPVTLRLFAAIVVMTGIIYLIFRYSTELLHLLGHLGMSALVRIMGLITLALGVQFILSGLAKFFPGLTS, from the coding sequence ATGAGTTCCGTCGGCGATTCGGTCTCATTCCAGCATTACCTGCTGGGGTTGTTCGCGGTCGCGAACAACCTCTCCGCCCTCGGCCTTTTCCTCGGCATTTGTCAGGGCCGGCCCCGCGCCGAGCAACTCAAGCTCTGCAACATCGCCACGTTGACGGCATTCCTCACGATGACGGTCACGCTGGTCACCGGACAACTCATCCTCGAGTTCTTCGAGATCAGTCTGACCGCGTTCCGGATTGCCGGCGGGATCCTCCTGTGTACCTCGGGTATGGCCATGCTCAATGCCAAGCCGCAGCGCGTCGAAGATCAGGGAACGAACGACCTGTCGCGGGTGATCTCGGTGGCCATTATCCCCATCGGCATTCCCCTGACCACGGGGGGCGGGACGATTTCGACGATCATCCTGTTCTCGAGCCGGCTGACCGATTGGCCGGTGACGCTGCGTCTGTTCGCGGCGATCGTCGTCATGACCGGAATTATCTACCTGATCTTCCGGTACTCGACTGAGTTGTTGCACCTGCTCGGCCATCTTGGCATGAGCGCACTCGTCCGCATCATGGGATTGATCACCCTCGCGCTGGGCGTACAGTTCATTCTCAGCGGACTGGCGAAGTTCTTCCCCGGCCTTACCTCCTGA
- a CDS encoding zinc ribbon domain-containing protein: MPIYEYRCHGCGRVFEELTLSAGTAIEVRCRHCDGTDVARLLSPFAVGANDPAAAAIEAGPCGGCGAAQRGACGIE; the protein is encoded by the coding sequence ATGCCTATTTACGAGTATCGGTGTCATGGTTGCGGCAGGGTTTTCGAGGAGTTGACCCTGTCGGCGGGGACGGCGATCGAGGTGCGTTGCCGGCACTGCGACGGCACGGACGTCGCGCGCCTGTTGTCGCCTTTCGCGGTTGGCGCCAACGATCCCGCGGCGGCGGCGATCGAGGCCGGTCCGTGTGGCGGCTGCGGAGCCGCGCAGCGGGGCGCGTGCGGTATTGAGTAA
- a CDS encoding arginyltransferase, with the protein MRRLTADPPEWLVHDGLSACVYLPGETARLPLRMPARMLNARDLAARLAAGDRRQGVLLYRPSCPTCRACEPIRIDVDRFVPDRTQRRVWRRGEALIETRVQRPEVTAEKVRLYNRHKAERGLLVGTDLLDAPEYEQFLVETCANTLELVYRVNGALVGVAVADRAADALSAVYCFFDPDRSGLSPGTYSILKQIELCRAWGLRYLYLGLYVGACRALAYKARYVPHERLVAGEWCRFEGHPPLPSHT; encoded by the coding sequence GTGCGCCGCCTAACTGCCGATCCCCCGGAATGGTTGGTCCACGACGGCCTGTCGGCGTGTGTGTATCTCCCGGGCGAGACCGCACGGCTGCCGCTGCGTATGCCGGCCCGGATGCTGAACGCGCGGGATCTCGCAGCGCGCCTGGCCGCGGGTGACCGGCGTCAGGGAGTGCTGCTTTATCGACCCAGTTGCCCGACCTGCCGAGCTTGCGAGCCGATCCGGATCGACGTCGACCGTTTCGTTCCCGACCGGACGCAAAGGCGCGTGTGGCGGCGCGGCGAGGCTCTGATCGAAACCCGCGTGCAGCGGCCCGAGGTGACCGCCGAGAAGGTCCGCCTCTATAATCGACACAAGGCCGAACGGGGTCTGCTGGTGGGAACCGACCTGCTCGATGCCCCGGAATACGAGCAGTTCCTGGTCGAGACTTGTGCGAACACGCTGGAACTCGTTTACCGCGTGAATGGCGCCTTAGTCGGGGTCGCAGTGGCGGACCGTGCCGCAGACGCGCTTTCCGCGGTTTATTGCTTCTTCGATCCGGATCGGTCGGGTCTGAGTCCGGGGACCTATTCGATCCTCAAACAGATAGAACTCTGCCGGGCCTGGGGCCTGCGCTACCTCTATCTCGGCCTGTATGTGGGTGCCTGCCGCGCGCTCGCTTACAAGGCTCGCTACGTTCCGCACGAGCGCCTGGTGGCCGGCGAGTGGTGCCGCTTCGAGGGTCATCCGCCGTTGCCTTCGCACACGTAG
- a CDS encoding metal ABC transporter substrate-binding protein — MNDATGSYGGGRRRWSRAVLWAGVVVLAASVSPVAGRAESTLPPLKVVATTPDLGSLVQAVGGDDVGVTVLAKGPEDPHFVEARPSYIKALSEADLYLQIGMGLEAGYVPLLLQNARNARVLPGAGGYVDASAAITPMQVPTGLVDPSMGDVHPFGNPHYLLDPINGLNVARLIRDNLARIRPERAAHYAERYAMLEKAIGASLVGEELAARYDPQKLARLFEYGKLDAFLAQQGDANKLGGWLGRLAPYPGTRAVDDHNMWPYFGRRFGIDIVGHLEPKPGIPPTTSHLKDLVQLMRAQNVKLIFAAPYYDPRHARFVAEATGARTAYLAHQVGGRPGTDDYLQMIDFNVRTVADLLHGGS, encoded by the coding sequence ATGAATGACGCGACAGGGAGTTACGGCGGCGGGCGGAGACGGTGGAGTCGTGCAGTGTTGTGGGCCGGCGTTGTGGTGCTGGCGGCCAGTGTGTCCCCCGTCGCCGGGCGGGCGGAGTCCACGTTGCCGCCGCTCAAAGTGGTAGCGACCACGCCTGACCTGGGCAGTCTGGTGCAGGCCGTCGGAGGCGACGACGTCGGCGTTACCGTCCTCGCCAAGGGGCCCGAGGACCCGCACTTTGTCGAGGCCAGGCCGAGTTACATCAAGGCCCTGAGCGAGGCCGATCTGTACTTGCAGATCGGCATGGGACTGGAGGCCGGTTATGTGCCCTTGCTTCTCCAGAATGCGCGCAATGCCCGCGTCCTGCCCGGGGCCGGCGGTTACGTGGACGCCTCCGCCGCAATAACGCCAATGCAGGTCCCGACCGGCCTGGTCGATCCGTCGATGGGCGACGTACATCCGTTCGGGAATCCCCATTACCTGCTCGATCCGATAAACGGCTTGAACGTTGCCCGGTTGATCCGAGACAACCTCGCCCGCATTCGCCCCGAGCGGGCGGCGCATTATGCCGAGCGGTATGCGATGTTGGAGAAGGCCATCGGGGCATCGCTCGTCGGGGAAGAGTTGGCGGCCAGGTACGATCCCCAGAAACTGGCGCGGCTCTTCGAGTACGGCAAGCTCGATGCGTTTCTCGCCCAGCAGGGCGACGCCAACAAGCTCGGCGGCTGGCTCGGGCGGCTGGCACCGTACCCAGGTACCAGGGCGGTTGACGACCACAACATGTGGCCCTACTTCGGCAGGCGTTTCGGCATCGACATCGTTGGACATCTCGAACCGAAGCCCGGCATCCCGCCGACCACCAGTCATCTGAAAGATCTTGTCCAGCTCATGCGGGCGCAGAACGTGAAGTTGATCTTTGCCGCTCCATATTACGACCCGCGGCACGCGCGGTTCGTCGCCGAGGCGACCGGCGCCAGGACCGCGTACCTGGCGCACCAGGTCGGCGGCAGGCCGGGAACGGACGATTACCTCCAAATGATCGACTTCAACGTTCGCACCGTGGCGGATCTGCTGCACGGGGGAAGCTGA